Genomic segment of Pseudomonadota bacterium:
TGTGAGCGGCTGCCGCTGGCAATCGGCCCCTGGTAGGGGCTGGAGTCTCCGAAATCCCAGCGGCAACGGGTGAGCAGGGTGCCGGACACCGGAGAGCTCAGAATGACCCGGAAGTTTTTGAAGGTGGAGGTCGAACCGCTTTGTTCGCTGATGGTCGCGGTCGGCTCGTCAGCCAGCCAGGCGAGCAAAAGATCGAGCAAGGCGGAACGCGAGGTGCGGCCTTGCAGATTGTTGACGCCCTCCAGGCCAAAGCTGGTAAAGATTGATCGCCCGGCGTAAGGTTGGCTTAAAAACTCCAGGCTGGGTTGGGTCCGATGGGCCAGGGCGACGGTGCCGTCCTCCTGATTTAACGCTCCGGGGTAGCGCAGCAGGGGCTGGTACGTGAGCCGCAGGGGTTCGTCATCTATGTCCTGCCAGGGATAGGATTGCAGCTCATCCATGTAATGCTGGTTGCCGGCGCCGTCGCCGGAAGCCGTGAGGTCCAGCGCCACTCGACTGAAAGCCGGGGGCGCGTCAGCGTGGGCGATGAGATTGCGATCGGGCAGCCGGTCATCGGTCAGGTTGTCCCACCAGGACCTGCCGCCCAGGACGTAGCTGTAAAAAATTTCATCGTTATTGAATATATTGGAAATATCCTGTCCCATGGCGAGCATGCGGCCGCCGCCGTTGGCGTATTCGGTCAGGCGATTGCCCTGCTGATCGGAAAGTGCGGCCCAGTTGTCGCCGCTGAAATAAATCAGGTTCGGATAGCGGGAAAGTACGCTCGCTGCGGGAATGGCGTTTTCCGGTGTCTGGGCATCGACATCCCAGACCGTGTAGCTTTTGCCGAGGCTGTCGAGGGCTGAGGTATAATAGCGCCGGTAGTCACGGTTCTCGCCGCCGCTGCTGCCGTCATTGTCGAGCAGCAGGATTTCCTTGTTCGGCTTCTCAATAATTCGGGCCCAGAGCGGCAAGTGGGCGTCATGGGTGGTTCCGGACAGCAGGATGTAACCTTGCAGGTCGCCGCTGGTTTTTCCGCTGGCGGCGGAATCGATGGTTATGGTCAGCTGGGCGCTGGCGCCTGGGGCTAGGGTCAGGTTGGCCGGGGAGAGCGTGACGCCGTTCAGGCCCGGATTGCCGAAACCGTCGTCCGGACGGGGATTGAAGCTCGTAACGGTATAGGTTTCGGCATCAGGGGAAATATTGGTGATGGTTGTCGTCAAAGATCGTTGTCGGCCGTGCGTCAGTCGTCCGAAGCTGATGGCCGGCGGCTGGCAGATGATGCCGGGGTCGGTGACCCGGGAGAGATTGAGCCGACCGGCCCCGATTTCCAGCGGTTGCCCGGGCAGGTTGTCGTGCGTCCATACGTTCTGAAAAACAGAAGTTGTCATGAGGGCCGACTTTATATAACTGTTGGGCCAGTCGGGATGCGCCTGACGACGGATCAGGGCGGCGGCGCCGGCGACATGAGGGGCCGCCATTGAGGTTCCGGAAGACTGTCCGTAGCCGAAATGGCGCTCTTCGCCGGCGGCGTGAGGGGTGTAACCCTGCGAGAGAATATTGTCGCCCGGAGCCGTGATGTCGGGTTTCAGGACCTCACCGACGCCTGGTCCCTTGCTGCTGAAGTCGCTGAGCCGGTCCGGCTCTATCGTGATCTGATAGGCGCTGTTGTCGATTTCTATGCGGGCGGCGGCGCCATAGGTGTTACACCAGTCAAGCAGGGCCAGGCCGTCACTGTGTTTGATGAAAATTGCGGGAATGTTGATCTCTTCTTCATGCGACGAAGTGGTCATGCTGACCAGATTATTGCCGCTTTCTTCGTGGTTGTAGATTATAACCAGAGAGGCTCCGGCTTCCTGAGCGAGAAAAACCTTATCGCTGAAATAACAACCGCCGCGTTCGATGAGAACCGCTTTGCCGGTAAAGGGGGTTCCCGTCCAGGAGGAACAGCCTGACTGGTTGCCGACGTCCTCGCCGGCCGCGGTGAGCAAGTCATAGGTGGCTATAGCCGGCAGGCTCGGGCCGAAATCGGCTTCCATCATCGAGAGGCCGATTAATTTCTGGTCAACCGGCAGCGGAGCCGTGACGTTGAGGCGACCCGAGGCCAGGGCGGAAGTTGTGGTCGATGAAGCCACGCTGATGTAGTCGGCGGAAGGATGATCGCCGGTTCCCAGTCCAGGGCCGGAGTTGCCGACCGACATGACCACGAAAATTCCGGCCTCGGCGGCATTGATCAGGGCCCGATCAAGCGGAACGTAATAGCCTCCGGCCGAGGTCGGACCGGAGCCCCAGGAGTTATTCAGAACATCGGCGCCGTCCGCGACGATGTCTTCGAGGGCGGCCAGCCCTTCGGTGGTGTAAAAACTGTCGTCGCCGCTCTGGCTGGGATAAAAGACCCGATAACTCATAAGCCAGGCGGCCGGAGCCACGCCGCTGATGTCGAAATTAAGTCCTAGATAGTCGGCGCTCACCGGGTTGCCGGCGGCGATGCCGGCAACATGAACCCCGTGTGAAATGCCGTTTTCGCCGGGCCAGACATTTTCATCCCCGGCCGTGGGTGGGTCATCCAGCCTGAAATAGGCTCGGGAAACAATGACTTTACCATTATTGTTGGTGGTGTCACCCAGGCCGGGGGCCGGTATGTCGGCGGGATACTGGAAGCCTGCGCCGCTGAACATCGGGGCCAGATGGTGAATACCGCCGTCCATGATGGCGATCTTAATGCCCCGACCGGCGTTCGCGGAGGAAACCATGGCCGGATGGTTCCAGAGCGCCTGAGCGTCGATCAGCTCCCGGCTGGCATAGAGGGTGGGATGGTAGGCCCGATTCTGATACACGGCCTTGACTTCCGGCAAGCTTTTAATCCGCTCGGAAATCGCCTTGCGATCGCCGTCGCCTAACTCAAGCGACAGGCCGTTGAACAGCATCCGGTAGCGATTTTCGTGAAAATTTCCGGTTGAATCGCGGTGCCGGGAAATCTTAAGCCCGGTCGTCAGGGTCTGCAGTTTTTTGATAAGGGTCTGCTGCTCAAGTTCAATCGTCTGCAGATATTGTCTGGACGCGGTTTTTTGCAGAGCCAGGCGGCGAGCGCCGGGTTGACCGTAGGTTTCCGGGGCCAGAGCGTATTACTGGGCCAGGGGGCTGCTTCTGAGTTCGACGATCAGACGATTAGCATGGTTGGCTTGCGAAGCGCGGTGAGTGGCGTTGTTGGAAGCGGAAAACGATTTTTTTGACCCGGCCGGATCTGAAGCCGTCCCCGCGGTTACTTCGGCGGCAAAAGCGGTGATGCCGGTAATTGTAAAGAGAAGCAAAACCAGAGGTCATAATCTTCTTCCCGAAAGGTTTTTCATGTTCTTTCTCCTTCAGCCTTGTCAGATACGGGTGGATTTTCGCGAGCGTAACGGTTGTGTAAACGGTTGTGCAAAATGAATTGTCTCGACCCGGAAGGGGGGCATGAGCGGCTTTCCGGTGCTTCATTGCTGCACCGACTGGGCGCAGAATGCGGCCAGCCGGGGCAGCAGCCGGGACAGAATCCGGTTGGCGGCCGCAACCCCGCCGACCGCGTCCGGCGGGGTTGCGGCTTCACTTTCCTGAAAAACCCGACTGCCGACCAGCTTTCCCCGGTGGTCGATGATTTCCAGCTGACATGAGAAAATCAGCCGGGCGCTCTCCGGGGGTAAAAAATCCTGATATAACTCCAGCAGGGTAAGGTTGATCAGATAATCGGCCTGGGCCGCGCTCGGGGCCGCCAGCGCGGCTTCGAGCGCGGGGTGTTCGTTCAATTCCCTGACCAGGGCGGTTTGCAGCAGCCGGGCGGGCTTGTCGAGCCAGCGACTGTGGGTGAAATATTCGATCTGATGTCGGGAGCGCATGTAGGCCATGGCCGCGGTATCATATTCAGAGGCGGCGCCGGCGGCGGAGACCATCAGAACCGGGCCTTTTCCGGAAAGCTTTTTCGGGGTCGAGGCCGCGAGGTGGGCGGGGGCTTCCAGGCGATACAGCCTGGCCGCCGGGGTCGGCGAACCTAGGCGGAAACAGCCGTTCAGCAAGAACAGCAGGCTGCCCAGAAAGATGACGGGGCGGACCAGGATTTTTACGGCGAGAGCCCCATGCGTCAGGGTTTCCCTGGTGGTCTGCGTGTTTTTCCGTGGTGGCAGGGGGGGGGCAGTTTGATTCATTCTTCTTCTCCCGGTCCCGGAGCGGCGGCGGGCGGCCCCGAAATAATCAGGGCGGGGTTGCGCTGCAACGCACCAATCAGGTTGCCGGTCTGCTCCAGAAGCAGCTGTATGGCCACGGTCAGATCTCTGAACCGGCGGTTTATTCCTTCACTCATGACACCAAAATCCTGAGCTCCGTCGCCGACGGCCCGGCCTATGGCGCGGCCCTGTCCGGAAAGCTCCCGGGCCATGACCTGAAGTTCGGTGCCGGCCTGGTTCAGGGTTTCGAGCAGGCGCGGCAGCGCCTCGGCCGCGACCGCGCTTTTCCCCAGGGTTCCGGCGGCGGCCTGAATCGCCTCCTCCAGCTTCGGTGAGTTGCGGGCCAGGATCGTCGAGACCTCTTCCAGATTTTTCAGGGTTCGGTCAACCATGCGGCTTTTGTCGTGATCGAGAAAGGCTTGGAGGTTATCGGCGGCCTTGGTCAGGCTCGAAATCAGATTGGTGACATCTTCATCCAGTCGGGTCAGCAGGGAGGGTTCGCTGAGAATGACGGGATATTTTTCCGTCGCCGGCGCTTTTTGCGGGGGCGCGTCTTTGCGGCGGCTGCCCAGATTGATATGGGCCACTCCGGTCAGTCCCTGAAAAACCAGGGTCGCGGCGGTGTTTTCATTGATCGGAGTCTCCCGATCGATGGCCAGCAGAAGGCGAACCCGCAGAGGGTTGTGCGGGTCGATTTTTATTTCCGTGACCCGTCCCACTTCCACGCCGCGATATTTAACCGGAGCATCCTGGTTGAGCCCGGAAACCGATTCGTCAATGTAGACATAGTGGAAATCAAGATTTTTGGCCGGGGTTCGCAGGCTGAGCCAGAGGGCGCCGCCGAG
This window contains:
- a CDS encoding MCE family protein — encoded protein: METRINYILTGLFVVLFGGLLLGGALWLSLRTPAKNLDFHYVYIDESVSGLNQDAPVKYRGVEVGRVTEIKIDPHNPLRVRLLLAIDRETPINENTAATLVFQGLTGVAHINLGSRRKDAPPQKAPATEKYPVILSEPSLLTRLDEDVTNLISSLTKAADNLQAFLDHDKSRMVDRTLKNLEEVSTILARNSPKLEEAIQAAAGTLGKSAVAAEALPRLLETLNQAGTELQVMARELSGQGRAIGRAVGDGAQDFGVMSEGINRRFRDLTVAIQLLLEQTGNLIGALQRNPALIISGPPAAAPGPGEEE